One window from the genome of Gadus morhua chromosome 16, gadMor3.0, whole genome shotgun sequence encodes:
- the arhgef12a gene encoding rho guanine nucleotide exchange factor 12 isoform X2, which produces MSDTQSSFTDRFPKKAIRTSSILSKDHPPDKKPKSDKSPLPSNEFDPTEAVVEQRSGSVLAEGKAESCGLVQRCVIIQKDENGFGLTVSGDNPVFVQLVKEDGAAMRAGVQTGDRIIKVNGTLVTHSNHVEVVKLIKSGSYVALTVLGRPPGLAQIPLSEAESEMLGLSVSSPNSPATERPYSPLDRLSSNMTPSPWDDTSSLYTQKALQRMISKEQQELQAMKEEYSRNPSPKLLKDIQEAKKHIPHLQGQYLKANGAAQEALPGGDVEDGGTINPELSSSSRGDYSTDASWSSSPVQLLRGFGLGTPESLHQRVESCPSPKGTPRDSFHSCHSPDVEDTADLDPASPSTVSSPSSSRLVAQIIGAEDDYFDSDQEQTNGQCNSFQSIELIKSRPAHLAAFLHHVISQFDPAPLLCYLYADLYKQTNSKETRRVFMDLHNFFIDRGAHLKVTVPETMATDLDRRRTELIPEELNRQHVHTLQESLLPDIQRNLDDFRHKRSMGLTLAEAELTRLDQERTRDRVALDRERSYAESIVTKIEDVLLTTQNTEEEKCTTMQYVILTYMKHLGVRCKEPRSLESKRVRINFLPKIKKSIKTEKDGEEKVKKPRFPSILGPQRRPSRVEAGSVGKALEARARPQKQLSQPTLGANEYLERGGLRSSQSSEGSELMHSSPHTTSPPNSASYSPDTSRDVDFGGTPTSGGGSRLSDGLQTDPLDGLPYPASHFDLYALDQLQEEERENDRVTDGTPKVIRRLEGLSGTDVQSEDDQGTDSELDLLNWQQLVGKEVLAGLRPHDIKRQEVINELFCTERAHVRMLRVLDLVFYQKLSKEALLPAADIRSIFTNLEEVLQLHVSILEQMAAIRKKNESSVIDQIGDDLLSWFSGGEEVKIKQAVGTFCSNQPFSLEFIKTRQKKDSRFNAFIQEAESNRLCRRLQLKDIIPVEMQRLTKYPLLLDNIIKYTDNAAEKDKLKQASDCCRKILSHVNQAVKESEDKQRLEDYQRRLDLSSLKQTDNPMILELKNLDLTKRTLVHEGPLSWKVNKDKTIELYTLLLEDILVLLQKQDERLILKCHSKNLAGSADTKHIFSPIIKLNTVLVRSVATDNKSFFVLSMSDNGAQIYELMAPTVSDQQTWQRLITQRADAMKVKPHSVIPLPQTDASTSGERDGVEMITAGVSRPSKDSDRTSTGSTQSSELKESGAEPGPVALGSTPGTNPFEGAKPCKGGAQDEEEEEEGEEGFVDPEHSYRAAEEGREGDSFSLYPSRADEALKTLASLKQALVTQLMSQEASERVQRCSGARLLRTTSLRTPVDGRARILVHNGSEKGPVQTDDPAQDLGSGDTGFFDSPEDYGSLVLEGYGGPGESSTDDEVAGGAGKQLSASRSCPADSGINLRFSTTSQAGSLSTFSRQVLSHLRSLQANLSYLKEVEAKYNNLIRQRSEKPAPDMEGNKDKR; this is translated from the exons GTTTCCTAAGAAAGCGATCAG AACGAGCAGCATTCTCAGTAAAGATCACCCACCAGACAAGAAGCCCAAAAGTGATAAATCCCCACTTCCCTCGAATGAGTTTGACCCTACAG AGGCTGTGGTGGAGCAGAGGAGTGGCAGTGTGCTGGCGGAGGGGAAGGCTGAGTCCTGTG GTCTGGTTCAACGATGTGTAATCATCCAGAAAGATGAAAATGGCTTTGGGCTCACTGTCAGCGGTGACAACCCGGTGTTTGTGCAGCTCGTCAAagaag ATGGGGCTGCCATGCGGGCAGGTGTTCAGACAGGAGACCGCATCATCAAG GTGAACGGGACCCTGGTGACGCATTCGAATCACGTTGAAGTGGTGAAGCTCATCAAAT cGGGCTCCTATGTGGCCCTCACGGTGCTGGGGCGGCCCCCGGGGCTCGCCCAGATCCCCCTCTCAGAGGCGGAGTCGGAGATGCTGGGCCTGAGCGTCTCCTCCCCCAACTCTCCCGCCACCGAGCGCCCCTACAGTCCCCTGGACCGGCTCTCCTCAAACATGACCCCGTCGCCATGG GATGATACTAGCAGTCTCTACACCCAGAAAGCCTTGCAGCGGATGATCTCAAAGGAGCAGCAGGAGTTGCAG GCCATGAAGGAGGAGTACAGCAGGAACCCCTCCCCCAAACTACTGAAAGACATCCAGGAAGCTAAGAAACACATTCCTCATCTGCAGGGCCAGTACCTCAAGGCCAACGGGGCAGCACAG GAGGCGCTTCCAGGCGGGGATGTGGAGGACGGCGGCACTATCAACCCAGAGcttagctcctcctccaggggagACTACAGCACGGACGCCTCCTGGAGCAGCTCTCCT GTGCAGCTTCTCCGTGGCTTCGGCCTGGGGACTCCAGAAAGCCTGCACCAACGGGTAGAGTCGTGTCCAAGCCCCAAGGGCACCCCCAGGGACAGCTTCCACTCCTGCCACTCCCCGGACGTGGAGGATACCGCGGACCTG gACCCAGCGTCCCCCAGTACCGTCagcagcccctcctcctcccgtctcGTCGCCCAGATCATCGGAGCTGAGGACGACTACTTTGATTCGGACCAGGAGCAG acaAACGGCCAGTGTAACAGCTTCCAGAGCATCGAGCTGATCAAGTCGCGGCCCGCCCATCTAGCAGCCTTCCTGCACCACGTCATCTCTCAGTTCGACCCCGCTCCACTG TTGTGCTACCTCTATGCTGATCTGTACAAGCAGACCAACTCCAAAGAGACCAGGAGGGTTTTTATGGATCTGCACAACTTCTTCATTGACCGGGGAGCC CATTTAAAAGTCACAGTCCCAGAGACCATGGCCACTGATCTCG ACCGACGGCGGACAGAGCTGATACCAGAGGAGCTCAACCGGCAGCACGTGCACACCCTGCAGGAATCCCTCCTCCCAGACATCCAGAGGAACCTGGATGACTTCAG GCACAAGCGCAGCATGGGCCTGACGCTGGCCGAGGCGGAGCTGACCCGGCTGGACCAGGAGCGGACCAGGGATCGCGTCGCCCTGGATAGGGAGCGCTCCTACGCCGAGAGCATCGTCACCAAGATAGAGGACGTCCT GTTGACGACGCAGAACACGGAGGAAGAGAAATG CACTACCATGCAATACGTCATCCTGACGTACATGAAGCACCTTGGCGTGAGATGCAAAGAGCCGCGCAGCCTGGAGTCCAAGCGGGTCCGCATCAACTTCCTGCCCAAGATCAAG AAGAGCATCAAGACTGAAAAAGACGGCGAGGAGAAGGTGAAGAAACCCCGGTTTCCCAGCATCCTCGGGCCTCAGCGCCGGCCGAGCCGCGTGGAAGCCGGCTCAG TGGGCAAGGCTTTGGAAGCACGGGCCCGGCCGCAGAAGCAGCTCTCCCAGCCCACGCTGGGGGCCAACGAGTACCTGGAGAGAGGGGGTCTGCGCAGCAGCCAGTCCAGCGAAGGCTCGGAGCTCATGCACTCCTCGCCCCACACAACCTCACCCCCCAACAGTGCCAGCTACAGCCCGGACACCAGCAGAGACGTCGATTTCG GTGGGACCCCGACCTCCGGCGGTGGCTCCAGACTGAGTGACGGCCTCCAGACGGACCCCCTGGACGGGCTCCCTTACCCTGCCTCGCACTTTGACCTCTATGCACTGGACCAACtgcaggaagaggagagggagaatgacCG GGTTACTGACGGAACACCCAAGGTCATACGGAG aCTCGAGGGACTGAGCGGCACAGATGTTCAGAGCGAGGACGACCAGGGCACGGACTCGGAGCTGGACCTGTTGAACTGGCAGCAGCTGGTGGGGAAGGAGGTGCTGGCCGGCCTCAGGCCCCACGACATCAAGAGGCAGGAGGTCATCAACG AGCTGTTCTGCACTGAGAGGGCCCACGTGCGCATGCTGCGGGTGCTGGACCTGGTCTTCTACCAGAAGCTCTCAAAGGAGGCCCTCCTGCCAGCCGcagacatcagaagcatcttcACCAATCTGGAGGAGGTCCTGCAGCTGCAtg TTTCCATACTGGAGCAAATGGCAGCCATTCGGAAGAAGAATGAGTCCTCAGTAATTGATCAGATAGGAGATGACTTGCTCTCTTGG TTCAGCGGTGGCGAGGAGGTGAAGATCAAGCAGGCAGTGGGGACATTCTGCAGCAACCAGCCCTTCTCCTTGGAGTTCATCAAGACCAGGCAGAAGAAGGACTCCCGCTTCAACGCCTTCATACAG GAGGCGGAGAGCAACAGACTCTGTCGCCGGCTGCAGCTGAAGGACATCATCCCCGTGGAGATGCAGCGGCTCACCAAGTACCCCTTGCTCCTCGACAACATCATCAAATACACAG ACAATGCAGCGGAGAAGGACAAGCTGAAGCAGGCCAGCGACTGCTGTAGGAAGATCCTGAGTCACGTCAACCAGGCCGTGAAGGAATCTGAGGACAAGCAG AGGCTAGAGGACTACCAGAGACGACTggacctctcctctctgaagCAGACCGACAACCCCATGATCCTGGAGCTCAAG AACCTGGATCTCACCAAGAGGACCCTGGTGCACGAGGGACCGTTGTCGTGGAAAGTGAACAAAGACAAGACTATTG AGCTGTACACGCTGCTACTGGAGGACATCCTGGTGCTGCTGCAGAAGCAGGACGAGCGTCTGATCCTCAAGTGCCACAGTAAAAACCTGGCCGGCAGCGCGGACACCAAGCACATCTTCAGTCCCATCATCAAGCTCAACACCGTGCTGGTCCGCTCCGTGGCAACAG ACAACAAGTCATTCTTCGTCCTCTCCATGTCCGACAATGGCGCCCAAATTTACGAGCTCATGGCGCCAACCGTCTCGGACCAGCAAAC gTGGCAACGTCTGATCACACAGAGGGCGGACGCCATGAAGGTGAAGCCTCACAGCGTCATCCCGCTGCCACAGACCGA TGCATCCACCAGCGGCGAGCGGGACGGCGTGGAGATGATCACCGCCGGCGTCTCCCGCCCGAGCAAAGACTCGGACCGCACGTCGACAGGCAGCACCCAATCCAGCG AGCTCAAAGAGAGCGGTGCGGAGCCTGGACCCGTGGCGCTGGGTTCCACACCAGGCACTAATCCCTTTGAAGGAGCCAAGCCCTGCAAGGGGGGGGcgcaggacgaggaggaggaggaggagggggaggaaggctTCGTCGACCCGGAGCACTCTTATCGAGCGGCTGAAGAAGGCCGGGAGGGGGACTCGTTCAGCCTGTACCCGTCCAGGGCAGACGAAGCGCTCAAGACAT TGGCGTCGTTGAAGCAGGCGCTGGTCACCCAGCTCATGTCCCAGGAAGCCAGCGAGCGTGTCCAGCGCTGCTCGGGGGCGCGCCTGCTGCGGACCACCTCCCTGCGGACCCCCGTGGACGGCCGCGCGCGCATCCTGGTGCACAACGGCTCGGAGAAGGGCCCGGTGCAGACGGACGACCCCGCCCAGGACCTGGGCTCCGGGGACACGGGGTTCTTCGACTCCCCCGAGGACTATG GATCCCTGGTCCTGGAGGGATACGGTGGGCCGGGAGAGAGCAGCACAGACGACGAGGTGGCGGGTGGCGCGGGCAAGCAGCTGAGCGCCTCGCGGAGCTGCCCGGCCGACTCGGGCATCAACCTGAGGTTCTCCACGACGTCGCAGGCCGGCAGTCTGTCCACCTTCAGCCGACaggtcctctctcacctccGCAGCCTGCAGGCCAACCTCAGCTATCTGAAG GAGGTGGAAGCCaaatataataatttaataCGGCAAAGGTCAGAGAAACCTGCGCCAGACATGGAGGGGAACAAAG atAAGAGATAG
- the arhgef12a gene encoding rho guanine nucleotide exchange factor 12 isoform X3, with protein sequence MSDTQSSFTDRFPKKAIRTSSILSKDHPPDKKPKSDKSPLPSNEFDPTGLVQRCVIIQKDENGFGLTVSGDNPVFVQLVKEDGAAMRAGVQTGDRIIKVNGTLVTHSNHVEVVKLIKSGSYVALTVLGRPPGLAQIPLSEAESEMLGLSVSSPNSPATERPYSPLDRLSSNMTPSPWDDTSSLYTQKALQRMISKEQQELQAMKEEYSRNPSPKLLKDIQEAKKHIPHLQGQYLKANGAAQEALPGGDVEDGGTINPELSSSSRGDYSTDASWSSSPVQLLRGFGLGTPESLHQRVESCPSPKGTPRDSFHSCHSPDVEDTADLDPASPSTVSSPSSSRLVAQIIGAEDDYFDSDQEQTNGQCNSFQSIELIKSRPAHLAAFLHHVISQFDPAPLLCYLYADLYKQTNSKETRRVFMDLHNFFIDRGAHLKVTVPETMATDLDRRRTELIPEELNRQHVHTLQESLLPDIQRNLDDFRHKRSMGLTLAEAELTRLDQERTRDRVALDRERSYAESIVTKIEDVLLTTQNTEEEKCTTMQYVILTYMKHLGVRCKEPRSLESKRVRINFLPKIKKSIKTEKDGEEKVKKPRFPSILGPQRRPSRVEAGSVGKALEARARPQKQLSQPTLGANEYLERGGLRSSQSSEGSELMHSSPHTTSPPNSASYSPDTSRDVDFGGTPTSGGGSRLSDGLQTDPLDGLPYPASHFDLYALDQLQEEERENDRVTDGTPKVIRRLEGLSGTDVQSEDDQGTDSELDLLNWQQLVGKEVLAGLRPHDIKRQEVINELFCTERAHVRMLRVLDLVFYQKLSKEALLPAADIRSIFTNLEEVLQLHVSILEQMAAIRKKNESSVIDQIGDDLLSWFSGGEEVKIKQAVGTFCSNQPFSLEFIKTRQKKDSRFNAFIQEAESNRLCRRLQLKDIIPVEMQRLTKYPLLLDNIIKYTDNAAEKDKLKQASDCCRKILSHVNQAVKESEDKQRLEDYQRRLDLSSLKQTDNPMILELKNLDLTKRTLVHEGPLSWKVNKDKTIELYTLLLEDILVLLQKQDERLILKCHSKNLAGSADTKHIFSPIIKLNTVLVRSVATDNKSFFVLSMSDNGAQIYELMAPTVSDQQTWQRLITQRADAMKVKPHSVIPLPQTDASTSGERDGVEMITAGVSRPSKDSDRTSTGSTQSSELKESGAEPGPVALGSTPGTNPFEGAKPCKGGAQDEEEEEEGEEGFVDPEHSYRAAEEGREGDSFSLYPSRADEALKTLASLKQALVTQLMSQEASERVQRCSGARLLRTTSLRTPVDGRARILVHNGSEKGPVQTDDPAQDLGSGDTGFFDSPEDYAGSLVLEGYGGPGESSTDDEVAGGAGKQLSASRSCPADSGINLRFSTTSQAGSLSTFSRQVLSHLRSLQANLSYLKEVEAKYNNLIRQRSEKPAPDMEGNKDKR encoded by the exons GTTTCCTAAGAAAGCGATCAG AACGAGCAGCATTCTCAGTAAAGATCACCCACCAGACAAGAAGCCCAAAAGTGATAAATCCCCACTTCCCTCGAATGAGTTTGACCCTACAG GTCTGGTTCAACGATGTGTAATCATCCAGAAAGATGAAAATGGCTTTGGGCTCACTGTCAGCGGTGACAACCCGGTGTTTGTGCAGCTCGTCAAagaag ATGGGGCTGCCATGCGGGCAGGTGTTCAGACAGGAGACCGCATCATCAAG GTGAACGGGACCCTGGTGACGCATTCGAATCACGTTGAAGTGGTGAAGCTCATCAAAT cGGGCTCCTATGTGGCCCTCACGGTGCTGGGGCGGCCCCCGGGGCTCGCCCAGATCCCCCTCTCAGAGGCGGAGTCGGAGATGCTGGGCCTGAGCGTCTCCTCCCCCAACTCTCCCGCCACCGAGCGCCCCTACAGTCCCCTGGACCGGCTCTCCTCAAACATGACCCCGTCGCCATGG GATGATACTAGCAGTCTCTACACCCAGAAAGCCTTGCAGCGGATGATCTCAAAGGAGCAGCAGGAGTTGCAG GCCATGAAGGAGGAGTACAGCAGGAACCCCTCCCCCAAACTACTGAAAGACATCCAGGAAGCTAAGAAACACATTCCTCATCTGCAGGGCCAGTACCTCAAGGCCAACGGGGCAGCACAG GAGGCGCTTCCAGGCGGGGATGTGGAGGACGGCGGCACTATCAACCCAGAGcttagctcctcctccaggggagACTACAGCACGGACGCCTCCTGGAGCAGCTCTCCT GTGCAGCTTCTCCGTGGCTTCGGCCTGGGGACTCCAGAAAGCCTGCACCAACGGGTAGAGTCGTGTCCAAGCCCCAAGGGCACCCCCAGGGACAGCTTCCACTCCTGCCACTCCCCGGACGTGGAGGATACCGCGGACCTG gACCCAGCGTCCCCCAGTACCGTCagcagcccctcctcctcccgtctcGTCGCCCAGATCATCGGAGCTGAGGACGACTACTTTGATTCGGACCAGGAGCAG acaAACGGCCAGTGTAACAGCTTCCAGAGCATCGAGCTGATCAAGTCGCGGCCCGCCCATCTAGCAGCCTTCCTGCACCACGTCATCTCTCAGTTCGACCCCGCTCCACTG TTGTGCTACCTCTATGCTGATCTGTACAAGCAGACCAACTCCAAAGAGACCAGGAGGGTTTTTATGGATCTGCACAACTTCTTCATTGACCGGGGAGCC CATTTAAAAGTCACAGTCCCAGAGACCATGGCCACTGATCTCG ACCGACGGCGGACAGAGCTGATACCAGAGGAGCTCAACCGGCAGCACGTGCACACCCTGCAGGAATCCCTCCTCCCAGACATCCAGAGGAACCTGGATGACTTCAG GCACAAGCGCAGCATGGGCCTGACGCTGGCCGAGGCGGAGCTGACCCGGCTGGACCAGGAGCGGACCAGGGATCGCGTCGCCCTGGATAGGGAGCGCTCCTACGCCGAGAGCATCGTCACCAAGATAGAGGACGTCCT GTTGACGACGCAGAACACGGAGGAAGAGAAATG CACTACCATGCAATACGTCATCCTGACGTACATGAAGCACCTTGGCGTGAGATGCAAAGAGCCGCGCAGCCTGGAGTCCAAGCGGGTCCGCATCAACTTCCTGCCCAAGATCAAG AAGAGCATCAAGACTGAAAAAGACGGCGAGGAGAAGGTGAAGAAACCCCGGTTTCCCAGCATCCTCGGGCCTCAGCGCCGGCCGAGCCGCGTGGAAGCCGGCTCAG TGGGCAAGGCTTTGGAAGCACGGGCCCGGCCGCAGAAGCAGCTCTCCCAGCCCACGCTGGGGGCCAACGAGTACCTGGAGAGAGGGGGTCTGCGCAGCAGCCAGTCCAGCGAAGGCTCGGAGCTCATGCACTCCTCGCCCCACACAACCTCACCCCCCAACAGTGCCAGCTACAGCCCGGACACCAGCAGAGACGTCGATTTCG GTGGGACCCCGACCTCCGGCGGTGGCTCCAGACTGAGTGACGGCCTCCAGACGGACCCCCTGGACGGGCTCCCTTACCCTGCCTCGCACTTTGACCTCTATGCACTGGACCAACtgcaggaagaggagagggagaatgacCG GGTTACTGACGGAACACCCAAGGTCATACGGAG aCTCGAGGGACTGAGCGGCACAGATGTTCAGAGCGAGGACGACCAGGGCACGGACTCGGAGCTGGACCTGTTGAACTGGCAGCAGCTGGTGGGGAAGGAGGTGCTGGCCGGCCTCAGGCCCCACGACATCAAGAGGCAGGAGGTCATCAACG AGCTGTTCTGCACTGAGAGGGCCCACGTGCGCATGCTGCGGGTGCTGGACCTGGTCTTCTACCAGAAGCTCTCAAAGGAGGCCCTCCTGCCAGCCGcagacatcagaagcatcttcACCAATCTGGAGGAGGTCCTGCAGCTGCAtg TTTCCATACTGGAGCAAATGGCAGCCATTCGGAAGAAGAATGAGTCCTCAGTAATTGATCAGATAGGAGATGACTTGCTCTCTTGG TTCAGCGGTGGCGAGGAGGTGAAGATCAAGCAGGCAGTGGGGACATTCTGCAGCAACCAGCCCTTCTCCTTGGAGTTCATCAAGACCAGGCAGAAGAAGGACTCCCGCTTCAACGCCTTCATACAG GAGGCGGAGAGCAACAGACTCTGTCGCCGGCTGCAGCTGAAGGACATCATCCCCGTGGAGATGCAGCGGCTCACCAAGTACCCCTTGCTCCTCGACAACATCATCAAATACACAG ACAATGCAGCGGAGAAGGACAAGCTGAAGCAGGCCAGCGACTGCTGTAGGAAGATCCTGAGTCACGTCAACCAGGCCGTGAAGGAATCTGAGGACAAGCAG AGGCTAGAGGACTACCAGAGACGACTggacctctcctctctgaagCAGACCGACAACCCCATGATCCTGGAGCTCAAG AACCTGGATCTCACCAAGAGGACCCTGGTGCACGAGGGACCGTTGTCGTGGAAAGTGAACAAAGACAAGACTATTG AGCTGTACACGCTGCTACTGGAGGACATCCTGGTGCTGCTGCAGAAGCAGGACGAGCGTCTGATCCTCAAGTGCCACAGTAAAAACCTGGCCGGCAGCGCGGACACCAAGCACATCTTCAGTCCCATCATCAAGCTCAACACCGTGCTGGTCCGCTCCGTGGCAACAG ACAACAAGTCATTCTTCGTCCTCTCCATGTCCGACAATGGCGCCCAAATTTACGAGCTCATGGCGCCAACCGTCTCGGACCAGCAAAC gTGGCAACGTCTGATCACACAGAGGGCGGACGCCATGAAGGTGAAGCCTCACAGCGTCATCCCGCTGCCACAGACCGA TGCATCCACCAGCGGCGAGCGGGACGGCGTGGAGATGATCACCGCCGGCGTCTCCCGCCCGAGCAAAGACTCGGACCGCACGTCGACAGGCAGCACCCAATCCAGCG AGCTCAAAGAGAGCGGTGCGGAGCCTGGACCCGTGGCGCTGGGTTCCACACCAGGCACTAATCCCTTTGAAGGAGCCAAGCCCTGCAAGGGGGGGGcgcaggacgaggaggaggaggaggagggggaggaaggctTCGTCGACCCGGAGCACTCTTATCGAGCGGCTGAAGAAGGCCGGGAGGGGGACTCGTTCAGCCTGTACCCGTCCAGGGCAGACGAAGCGCTCAAGACAT TGGCGTCGTTGAAGCAGGCGCTGGTCACCCAGCTCATGTCCCAGGAAGCCAGCGAGCGTGTCCAGCGCTGCTCGGGGGCGCGCCTGCTGCGGACCACCTCCCTGCGGACCCCCGTGGACGGCCGCGCGCGCATCCTGGTGCACAACGGCTCGGAGAAGGGCCCGGTGCAGACGGACGACCCCGCCCAGGACCTGGGCTCCGGGGACACGGGGTTCTTCGACTCCCCCGAGGACTATG CAGGATCCCTGGTCCTGGAGGGATACGGTGGGCCGGGAGAGAGCAGCACAGACGACGAGGTGGCGGGTGGCGCGGGCAAGCAGCTGAGCGCCTCGCGGAGCTGCCCGGCCGACTCGGGCATCAACCTGAGGTTCTCCACGACGTCGCAGGCCGGCAGTCTGTCCACCTTCAGCCGACaggtcctctctcacctccGCAGCCTGCAGGCCAACCTCAGCTATCTGAAG GAGGTGGAAGCCaaatataataatttaataCGGCAAAGGTCAGAGAAACCTGCGCCAGACATGGAGGGGAACAAAG atAAGAGATAG